A region of the Pseudomonas sp. TH06 genome:
GCAAAGCAATCCCTGCCCGGTAGGAAACAGTCCTGCCGGAAGAGTGAAAGAACCAAGTGGGGATAAATGCGCGCTTTGGTCAGAACGTCCAAAACGGTGCGAAACATTCGCAAGATAGCCTGCGAAAAGTCTGCTCGATCCCTCGAAAACGCACGCTGATATCAATGTGATGGCGCGATGGTAGATTGCCATCATTCTGACGTCAATAAGTCGTAACGCAGCTTTTTCGTCGACCGCTCTAGAACGCGGCTTTGCGTGACAATTCTGCTTTTTTGGCGGAAATGGCGACTCGTTAGTCACACAATACGAAGTTACTGCCGCAGCAAACCACTGAACTTTTTACGACCGGAAACCCTCAACCGATTAACCCGCCTTAACCGGAACCGAGGCTGCCCTCCATGAAGACTTTGATCAAACTCACCCTCGCCGCCACGCTCGCCTGCGCCCTGCCCGTCTGGGCCTGCACGCCGGAAGAAGCCACCGCCAAACGTGAACAACTGGCCAAGGAAGTTGCCAAGCTCACTGAACAGAATCCGACCAAGGCCAAAGAAATCAACGCTGAGTTGCAGAAGATGGATCTGGGCACAGCCAGTGCGGATCTGCCGGACAAATGTCAGTTGATTGATCAGCGCTTGAAAGAGCTGGATTCCGCCGAGAAGAAGACCGAAGGCTAACAGCAAGATCACACCATCGCGGCCTCCGGCAGCCCGTATCCCCCTGTAGGAGCTGCCGAAGGCTGCGATCTTTTGACCCTGAAAATGCACTAGTGCATTTATTTACTTGCATTAACGCATATCCATGACTACGGTTACATCGAGCAAGGAGATCGGCACCGGCCATCGGAGATGGCAACCGTTGAACACCGATCGCTCTGTAATACCGCAACACCCACACAAGCTGGACGCTTGTTTTCACTCATGGAGGATTGAAAATGTTAACCACTGAAGCAACCCGATTCACCGGCGAAACCCTGCCAAGGTGCCTGATCGGCCATCTGCTAGACCCGCAACTGGTCGAAGTCGAAGCCGCTGCACAGGTCCACGCGCTGGCCGCCAGTCTCAACTTCAACATGCAAAAGCAGACCCAGACCAACTGGTGCTGGGCCGCCGTTTCCGCCTCGGTCGGCAACTACTACGGCACCGGGTCCTGGACCCAGTGCGGGGTGGCCAGCTCGGCACTGGATCGCAACTGCTGTAATCAGCCCGGGCCGTGCAACGTCTATGGCTATCTGGACACCGCGCTGCGGATCACCCGCAGTTATAACGGCATGAATCAGGGCTCACTGCAGATGTCGGCCATCCAGAACCAGATCAGCATGGGCCGACCGGTCGGCCTGCGTTGCGCCTGGTATGGCGGCGGTGCGCATTTCCTGACGATCTACGGCACCAACGGCGATTATGTGCTGGTCGCGGACTCGATCTTCGGCTATTCGACCCGTGCACTGAATGCCTTCCCCCGTTCCTACAATGGCGGCGGCAACTGGACCAACACTTACTTCACCGTGAAAAACTGAGGAGGGCGACATCATGCAACTGACTTATCCAAAGGCGCCTTCCAATG
Encoded here:
- a CDS encoding papain-like cysteine protease family protein translates to MLTTEATRFTGETLPRCLIGHLLDPQLVEVEAAAQVHALAASLNFNMQKQTQTNWCWAAVSASVGNYYGTGSWTQCGVASSALDRNCCNQPGPCNVYGYLDTALRITRSYNGMNQGSLQMSAIQNQISMGRPVGLRCAWYGGGAHFLTIYGTNGDYVLVADSIFGYSTRALNAFPRSYNGGGNWTNTYFTVKN